The following nucleotide sequence is from Deltaproteobacteria bacterium.
TCGTCCCTCGATCCGCCGACGCGTGAATCATTGATGGAAGACCTCGATCGAATCCTCCGTGAAACGAAAACGACGGCTGTTATGGCGACGCACGACCAGATGGAGGCCCTCAGGTTGTCGGATCAGATTGCAGTCATGAATCAGGGAAAAATCGCGCAGATCGGATCTCCGGCGGAGGTGATGAATAATCCTGTGGACGAATTTGTCGCTTCATTCGTGGGCATGGAGACGGTTTTAACAGGGCGTGTGACAAAAAAATATGGCAGCACCTTTGTCGCGTCTGTCTCAGGCCGGGATGTTGAAGCAGTCGGTACTGTCGATATAGGGGGAACAGTCGTCTGTTTTATCCGCCCTGAGAATGTGACCCTTTCAACAGGTACTTCGGGGGAGGCGACAAGTGCAAGAAATGTATTTCACGGAAATATTGTTAAGATCACTCCTATGGGGCTCTTCAACAAAATTCGTCTTGAATGCGGTTTCCCCCTCATAGCCTATGTAACCCACCAGTCGCTGGAAAATCTATCGCTCCGTGAGGGAAGCGACGTGGTTGCATCTTTCAAGGCAACCGCCGTTCATGTGATCCGGAAAACACTATGAGCGATTCATTGCGGCTCATCAGCGCTCTATCTGCCATTTGCAATCATTTATCCAGTTCCCTCCGGACCGCCAGCCCGAGTTTCTCACGAATGTAGGGTTTTCTGACATACGCGCCGGCTCCCAGTTTCTGGGCTTCCTTAACGCGGTCTGTTTCGGAAAAGCCGCTCACGATAATCGCCTTCTGGTTT
It contains:
- a CDS encoding ABC transporter ATP-binding protein → MNTGKAILEVKNLQVKRGGVLVLDIPTLAFPEGKVLSLIGPNGAGKSTLLLALSRLLKSVNGEIIFRGQRIESNHTVVTYRRHIAMVFQEPLLFDTTVFDNVASGLKIRGMGQDEIRRVVDEYLERFGISHLVNRSARKLSGGEAQRTSLARAFAVKPEIIFLDEPFSSLDPPTRESLMEDLDRILRETKTTAVMATHDQMEALRLSDQIAVMNQGKIAQIGSPAEVMNNPVDEFVASFVGMETVLTGRVTKKYGSTFVASVSGRDVEAVGTVDIGGTVVCFIRPENVTLSTGTSGEATSARNVFHGNIVKITPMGLFNKIRLECGFPLIAYVTHQSLENLSLREGSDVVASFKATAVHVIRKTL